The genome window TCCACGTGCCGCCAGGCGAGGCCTACAGCGCCGTGGAACATCCGAAGGGCGAGTTCGGCGTGTACCTGGTGTCCGATGGCGCCAACAAGCCGTACCGCATGAAACTGCGCGCGCCAGACTACGCCCACTTGCAGTCGCTCGACGAGATGGCGCGTGGGCACATGCTTGCCGACGCCGTGACCATCATCGGGACGCAAGATATCGTGTTCGGCAGTATTGACCGCTAAGAGGCAAAAAGTATGTTGTTATCAGAGCAATGCTATAAGAAAATTGACCGCGAGCTGGCCAAGTACCCGGCCGACCAGCGTCAGTCGGCCGTCATGGCCGCGCTGGCTCATGCCCAGGATGAACTGGGCTGGCTGGCGCCGGACACCATGAAGGAACTGGCCGATTACATCGGCATGCCGGCGATCGCCGTGCAGGAAGTGGCCACGTTCTACAATATGTACAACGTGAAACCCGTGGGCAAGCACAAGATCACCGTGTGCACCAACCTGCCATGCGCCCTGTCGGGCGGCGTGCGCGCCGCAGAGTACCTGAAGCAGAAACTCGGTATCGATTTCCGCGAAACCACCGCAGACGGCCAGTTCACGCTGGTTGAAGGCGAGTGCATGGGTGCTTGCGGCGATGCGCCGGTCTTGCTGGTCAGTAATAAAACCATGTGCAGCTGGATGTCGAACGAGAAAATCGACGCCATGCTGGAGGAACTCAAGAAATGACGTCACTCCACAACCGCCATATCGATCCATTGATCCTGAAGGATCTGGATGGCAAGAACTGGCATTTGCAAGATTATGTGAACCGCGGCGGCTATAGCGCGCTGCGGCGTATCCTGGAAGAGAAAATCACGCCGGAACAGATCATCGCCGACCTCAAGGCTTCGTCCTTGCGCGG of Janthinobacterium sp. PAMC25594 contains these proteins:
- the nuoE gene encoding NADH-quinone oxidoreductase subunit NuoE, coding for MLLSEQCYKKIDRELAKYPADQRQSAVMAALAHAQDELGWLAPDTMKELADYIGMPAIAVQEVATFYNMYNVKPVGKHKITVCTNLPCALSGGVRAAEYLKQKLGIDFRETTADGQFTLVEGECMGACGDAPVLLVSNKTMCSWMSNEKIDAMLEELKK